From the Hevea brasiliensis isolate MT/VB/25A 57/8 chromosome 15, ASM3005281v1, whole genome shotgun sequence genome, one window contains:
- the LOC110660900 gene encoding GDSL esterase/lipase At3g27950 gives MDPLRLICVFGLLVLAQPRVVMDGTGLQKCGFQAIYNFGDSNSDTGAISAALSEVTSPNGETFFGHPSGRACDGRLIIDFIAERLKLPYLSAYLDSVGADFRHGANFATGGSSIRLGGYSPFHLGIQISQFIQFKARTTALYNQLSPSDPGKIPPFKSNLPRPADFSRAIYTFDIGQNDLAYGFQHTTEEQVRKSIPDILNQFAEAVHRLYEEEARIFWVHNTGPLGCLPYSYLYHNSNPGNLDQNRCVKSQNEIAQEFNRQLKNKVSQLSTQLPHSAFTYVDVYSVKYQLISTARSQGFIDPMNFCCGSFYGVHIDCGKKAIVNGTVYGNPCGHPSMHISWDGIHYSEAANLWVANRILNGSHSCPAFSVEEACQLV, from the exons ATGGACCCTTTGAGGCTAATTTGTGTATTTGGGCTTTTAGTTTTGGCACAACCAAGAGTGGTGATGGATGGCACCGGTTTGCAGAAATGTGGATTCCAGGCAATTTACAACTTTGGGGATTCGAATTCGGATACTGGGGCAATATCTGCAGCATTATCGGAGGTCACTTCACCAAATGGTGAAACTTTCTTTGGACATCCTTCAGGAAGAGCTTGTGATGGTCGTCTGATTATAGACTTTATAG CTGAGAGGTTGAAGTTGCCATATCTTAGTGCATACTTAGACTCAGTTGGGGCAGATTTCAGACATGGTGCAAACTTTGCTACAGGAGGTTCTTCCATTCGCCTGGGCGGTTATAGCCCATTCCATCTAGGCATACAAATTTCCCAGTTCATACAGTTCAAAGCTCGCACCACAGCTTTGTATAATCAACTCAGCCCCAGTG ATCCTGGAAAAATCCCACCCTTCAAAAGCAATCTTCCTAGGCCTGCAGATTTCTCAAGGGCTATATACACATTTGACATTGGGCAGAATGACCTGGCCTATGGATTTCAACACACAACAGAGGAACAAGTTAGAAAGTCCATTCCTGATATTCTTAACCAGTTTGCAGAAGCTGTGCAT CGGCTATATGAGGAAGAGGCTAGAATTTTCTGGGTGCATAATACAGGTCCACTTGGTTGCTTGCCCTACAGTTATTTATATCACAACTCAAATCCTGGTAATCTTGATCAAAATAGATGTGTGAAGTCTCAAAATGAGATTGCTCAGGAGTTTAATCGGCAGCTGAAAAATAAGGTATCCCAGCTGAGCACGCAGCTCCCTCATTCAGCTTTCACATATGTTGATGTGTACTCTGTTAAATATCAGCTAATTAGTACTGCAAGGAGTCAAG GTTTCATCGATCCGATGAATTTCTGTTGTGGCAGTTTCTATGGAGTTCATATTGATTGTGGAAAGAAGGCCATAGTGAATGGAACAGTTTACGGGAACCCATGCGGGCATCCATCAATGCATATTAGCTGGGATGGTATACACTATTCTGAGGCAGCTAATTTATGGGTAGCAAATAGAATTCTCAATGGCTCCCATTCTTGTCCAGCTTTCTCAGTTGAGGAGGCGTGTCAGCTTGTCTAG